One stretch of Daphnia pulicaria isolate SC F1-1A chromosome 6, SC_F0-13Bv2, whole genome shotgun sequence DNA includes these proteins:
- the LOC124343583 gene encoding cadherin-86C-like, whose product MSTVRWHLCLVCELLVLIIAVSENVRANLPTFDEDSRMRILLLPFATRAGSTIYRVRASDPDFDHPLEFSFTSLKHPKLLSLEILPCGKQHSVCEANVILNEAVELDKIYELSLSVRDTSGGTTTVFCTIQATNASSSATDSFQHLNQYLTVPENLPRDSVVDYFIARKNTNNIRGIRVELRKTKQSWNFRIADKLAGSDRTNCSIILEQPLDFETQTVHILRILAVNAYVDNRLDTRNVVEVVIYVFVMDIQDTPPFFVRAPPITAVSDKLEIGKVVLRVKAEDGDKGNPRDIHYVIMVDNNPFAPFFFMEPQTGELKVRKKLVPLNQMVRSKAPFLLTIMAEELGSLINEANTTTTVDIALMVEDETNDPPEFNSDRYVAHLMENSPVGTALYFGDGQNPQVTDNDQGHNGIFSLSLLGDNSTFEISPSVAENAATFTIRVKNPALIDFEKTQQLRFKVVAEEVQHGSNKVSTSEVIVYITDDNDHIPVFEKDTYIAEIPEHSSPGTVVIQVRATDTDSGKYGTVRYTQLHGIFSKALVLDPISGLITVGSGVLLDREISPEITVTVEARDMEGTGRSATVPVIIRLLDINDNAPQFIGLPYETNLTPDLSRLTSKVVVQAVDNDTSPTNGAIRYEIVRGNFESKFKISELSGEVTLMAPLTSTNLPSLIQLQVRAYDLGVPHLHAETVVQVFTQEVIARSIHFLVPKRMEYLPEKAEDVRRMEVLLTLLTGAPTTINNVQPYLDELIALSERIDNLNQDSQKSRLIATVRFPPHAAIVDVQRIRDAMISNEFDLNGSGVSIEKEYRYKNNLLLWLLITFILFFVAIMIFLAICCCCPGCYCYNDPKKMGRFGGGVRPVMVVDGRSGQASDLTTPGRKEAWSGGKRMSQVRRTTRLGTLPEAESHRRPFRIPNNNGGMQHIYSEETGNVNYDPSRGGRHYVEENDMEFLEIQPEDSASHHGAGDNAFYYQRMGNADVMKLDTAIHRHRRISTDSQSKVRRSNSEPRLNESEVDQVEAGNSSKSMINFPHRSSIEDQMGNNMNWRLATEPQHRNSLNKYVQSPILEETDSALERELQTGSSFYLRPKGLFDFHHNGGRNGGQRQFHPSDVERGARQAWDRTDSGNAMLNEGSNVQLKRPESFSKEIKELEKELPYFNNRSSFLRHKLNLNKKNNKKQPRVTSSSRNPIMVDGDETESASSNDRSQRNSGRNAASVSYTKPNKLLTEDDHDSGIVLNPQQQQQLGNGNNRSRFLEKKSIFTIAYDEVATTKIPSATDNLPA is encoded by the exons ATGTCGACTGTCAGGTGGCACTTGTGTCTGGTCTGCGAGTTGTTGGTGTTGATCATCGCCGTGTCGGAGAACGTCCGCGCCAATTTGCCGACCTTCGACGAGGATTCCAGGATGAGGATTCTGCTCCTGCCGTTCGCCACTCGGGCCGGATCGACCATCTACCGCGTCCGGGCGTCCGATCCCGATTTCGACCATCCCCTCGAGTTCAGTTTCACAA GCCTGAAGCATCCGAAACTGTTGTCGCTGGAAATTCTTCCGTGCGGCAAACAGCATTCCGTCTGCGAGGCGAACGTCATCCTGAACGAGGCAGTCGAGTTGGACAAGATTTACGAATTGAGTCTGTCGGTTCGTGACACTTCGGGAGGCACAACGACCGTCTTTTGTACCATTCAGGCCACCAACGCTTCGTCGTCGGCCACCGACTCATTCCAACATTTGAACCAGTATCTCACAGTGCCTGAA AATTTACCCAGAGATTCCGTGGTCGACTATTTTATCGCGCGGAAGAACACCAATAATATTCGTGGCATCCGAGTGGAGCTAAGg aAGACGAAGCAATCGTGGAATTTCCGGATTGCTGATAAATTAGCTGGATCGGATAGGACCAATTGTTCCATTATCCTTGAACAACCGTTAGATTTTGAAACTCAAACTGTTCACATCCTTCGGATTTTAGCAGTG aacGCCTATGTCGACAACCGACTAGACACTCGCAACGTGGTGGAAGTTGTCATCTACGTTTTTGTTATGGATATTCAAGATACTCCGCCCTTTTTCGTTAGGGCTCCGCCCATCACGGCCGTATCCGACAAACTTGAAATA GGTAAAGTTGTGCTGAGAGTTAAAGCTGAAGACGGCGATAAGGGTAATCCGCGTGATATTCATTACGTCATCATGGTCGATAACAATCCATTCGCCCCCTTCTTCTTTATGGAACCGCAAACAG GTGAGTTGAAAGTGAGgaagaaacttgttcctctgaACCAAATGGTGCGCTCAAAAGCACCTTTCCTGCTCACCATTATGGCTGAAGAGCTTGGGAGTTTAATTAATGAGGCCAACACAACGACCACAGTTGACATTGCACTAATGGTTGAAGATGAAACAAACGATCCCCCAGAATTCAACTCGGACCG GTATGTAGCCCATTTGATGGAAAACTCACCTGTAGGAACTGCTCTGTACTTTGGAGACGGCCAAAACCCTCAAGTTACTGACAACGATCAG ggccaCAACGGAATATTTTCCTTATCGTTACTAGGCGATAAttctacttttgaaatttcgccTTCTGTGGCTGAAAACGCGGCCACTTTTACTATTCGCGTGAAAAATCCAGCTCTTATCGATTTCGAAAAGACCCAGCAGCTTCGCTTCAAG GTTGTGGCGGAAGAAGTCCAGCACGGAAGCAACAAGGTCAGCACATCAGAGGTGATTGTGTACATAACGGACGACAATGACCACATCCCCGTCTTTGAGAAAGACACTTACATCGCCGAGATACCCGAGCACTCGTCGCCCGGAACAGTGGTTATCCAA GTCAGAGCCACCGATACCGACTCCGGTAAATACGGAACAGTTCGCTACACGCAACTTCACGGCATCTTTTCAAAGGCTCTTGTCCTAGACCCCATTTCCGGATTGATCACCGTCGGCTCGGGAGTTTTACTGGACCGTGAAATTTCGCCAG aaattacaGTAACGGTGGAGGCCAGAGATATGGAAGGAACTGGCCGTTCAGCTACTGTGCCCGTCATTATTCGCCTTTTGGACATCAACGACAATGCACCTCAATTCATTGGTCTTCCCTACGAAACCAATTTAACTCCCGATCTTAGCCGGTTAACTTCTAAAGTTGTTGTCCAg GCAGTCGATAATGATACCAGTCCGACTAATGGGGCGATCCGATACGAAATCGTCCGAGGAAATTtcgaatcaaaatttaaaattagcgAATTATCAg GTGAGGTGACTCTGATGGCACCATTGACATCGACCAATTTGCCATCGCTGATCCAGCTTCAAGTGCGGGCCTACGATTTGGGTGTACCTCATTTGCATGCAGAGACGGTCGTTCAAGTATTCACGCAAGAAGTTATCGCCCGCAGCATTCATTTTCTGGTGCCAAAACGCATGGAATACCTTCCGGAGAAAGCGGAAGACGTGAGAAGGATGGAAGTGTTACTGACGTTATTGACCGGAGCCCCCACAACCATCAACAATGTCCAGCCGTACCTGGACGAACTTATAGCTCTCAGCGAAAGAATCGACAACTTGAATCAGGACAG cCAAAAGAGCCGATTGATCGCCACGGTCCGTTTCCCTCCGCACGCGGCCATTGTCGATGTCCAGCGCATTCGTGACGCAATGATCTCGAACGAATTCGATTTGAACGGCAGCGGAGTTTCAATC gAGAAAGAGTACCGCTATAAAAACAATCTTTTATTGTGGCTCCTGATTACTTTCATCCTGTTTTTCGTGGCCATCATGATTTTCTTAGccatttgctgctgttgccctGGATGCTACTGCTACAACGATCC gaaaaagatgGGCCGTTTCGGCGGAGGCGTTCGGCCAGTTATGGTCGTCGATGGAAGGAGTGGCCAGGCTTCTGATTTGACAACTCCAG gcCGGAAGGAAGCTTGGAGTGGAGGGAAAAGGATGAGTCAGGTCCGGCGAACGACTCGGCTGGGTACTTTGCCGGAAGCCGAATCTCACAGACGTCCCTTCCGCATTCCCAACAACAACGGAGGGATGCAACACATTTACTCGGAAGAGACTGGAAACGTCAATTATGATCCATCACGAGGTGGCCGGCACTACGTCGAAGAAAACGACATGGAATTCCTGGAAATCCAGCCGGAAGACTCTGCCAGTCATCACGGAGCTGGCGACAATGCTTTTTACTATCAAAGGATGGGCAATGCGGATGTGATGAAGCTGGACACGGCCATCCACCGCCACCGTCGCATCTCGACCGATTCTCAGTCGAAAGTCAGGCGGAGTAACAGCGAGCCCAGACTCAACGAGTCGGAAGTGGATCAAGTCGAGGCCGGCAACTCGTCCAAATCCATGATCAATTTCCCACATCGCTCATCCATCGAAGACCAGATGGGTAATAATATGAACTGGCGTCTGGCAACCGAGCCCCAACAccgcaacagcctcaacaaataCGTTCAAAGTCCCATCCTGGAGGAGACGGACAGCGCGTTGGAGCGGGAATTACAAACCGGATCGAGTTTCTACCTCCGACCCAAAGGTCTTTTCGATTTCCACCACAACGGCGGACGAAACGGTGGGCAGCGGCAGTTTCATCCGTCGGATGTGGAGAGGGGAGCCAGGCAGGCGTGGGACCGGACGGATTCCGGCAATGCCATGCTGAACGAAGGCAGCAACGTCCAGCTCAAGCGGCCGGAAAGCTTTtcgaaagaaatcaaagagCTGGAAAAAGAGTTGCCTTATTTCAATAATCGATCGAGTTTTCTGCGtcacaaattgaatttgaataagaagaacaacaagaaACAGCCTAGAGTGACATCCAGCAGCCGGAATCCCATCATGGTGGATGGAGATGAGACGGAGAGTGCCAGTAGCAACGATCGCTCACAGCGCAATTCCGGCCGCAATGCCGCTTCCGTGTCCTACACGAAGCCCAACAAATTGTTGACTGAAGACGACCACGATTCCGGAATTGTTCTCAAtcctcaacagcagcagcagctgggtAACGGAAACAACCGCAGCCGATTTCTGGAGAAGAAATCCATTTTCACCATCGCTTACGACGAAGTCGCCACAACGAAAATTCCATCGGCCACAGACAATCTCCCTGCGTAA
- the LOC124343734 gene encoding serine/threonine-protein kinase/endoribonuclease IRE1-like, with protein MEYGGKSVTFDRKAVLGKGATAVVFSGTWGNQNVAIKRGELPKFNVREESTMKAIGHHENVIDCFGILKDCDFIYIILELCDATVEQYCQGSYKGIVPPDYQALYQMADGLHFIHSKNLAHRDISTSNVLIKLTGDKVVLKIADFGVCKIASNSGSLSMSGDGCKGTLPFIAPELLKQMQDDNYQESNENGVRGHTSNDIFSLGCVFYRFLTKDGHPFIKGAVKLCYLTINNRIKSNILDNKQSLERLSEEQAFAKALIVKMIDPEKEKRPQLEAVKEELYSHLNSIDLQSNCTPSVPYLVEGV; from the exons atgGAGTATGGCGGTAAGTCAGTTACATTCGATAGGAAAGCCGTGTTGGGTAAAGGAGCTACTGCTGTCGTTTTCTCTGGCACATGGGGCAACCAAAATGTCGCTATCAAAAGAGGTGAATTGCCCAAATTCAACGTTCGTGAGGAAAGCACCATGAAAGCCATTGGGCATCATGAAAATGTCATCGATTGTTTTGGCATTTTGAAAGACTGTGATTTCAT atACATCATTTTAGAATTGTGTGATGCTACAGTGGAACAATATTGCCAAGGAAGTTACAAAGGAATTGTACCTCCTGATTATCAAGCCCTTTACCAGATGGCGGATGGACTACACTTCATTCACTCAAAGAACCTTGCCCATCGCGATATAAGCACAAGCAACGTGCTTATCAAGTTAACTGGTGACAAGGTCGTGCTGAAAATAGCTGATTTCGGGGTTTGTAAAATTGCTTCCAATAGCGGCAGCCTGTCGATGAGTGGTGATGGATGCAAAGGAACACTCCCTTTTATTGCTCCCGAGCTGCTCAAACAGATGCAAGATGATAACTATcaagaatcaaatgaaaatggagTAAGAGGGCACACCAGCAACGACATTTTCTCCTTGGGTTGCGTATTTTACCGATTTCTCACTAAAGATGGACATCCCTTTATAAAAGGCGCGGTGAAACTGTGTTATCTCACAATAAATAATCGGATTAAATCGAATATTCTCGATAACAAACAATCTTTGGAAC GCTTGAGTGAGGAGCAAGCTTTTGCCAAAGCTTTGATAGTAAAAATGATTGatccggaaaaagaaaaaagaccccAACTGGAAGCGGTAAAAGAAGAATTGTATTCACATTTAAATAGCATAGATCTGCAGTCAAACTGTACTCCTTCTGTTCCATACTTAGTTGAAGGTGTTTAA
- the LOC124343569 gene encoding uncharacterized protein LOC124343569 — protein sequence MNSSEAEEAWQQEKEFLDYMFVSLRHGDENGAAATSESARIRRTGQQQQQQQPSSSSSISYTTNSTSTANSTAANNTDVISSTKSLTSVKTTDTPAGLDHLDNLCKLMEQLGELRDANSRLQKRVHYLEDMKTLQEMHQELDLFVGSDSAASASNMSTKADAGADRSLDSLDSGEILPIISQHQAELIPVEPANKSAGIMDNNSNGSVEHSSSGGGGGGGGHRQSRAGKKIKSHHHMKFKKPGTLLKYRERSKSVGFDENVAPPPIAAGGEENEVDYDVNNASATTTPSPDSYKLPETAPGNRSRPKTKVSKWTRVKEAFRWEKAHVDQQHQATSSGGSPSAGKVTSSSTSKLPDKEEVGALDSSHNNRHQVSPYQHSLASESSSHAMARSPSPIFRLGRRRRSTTSRTSTSSSSLSECPLESEILKSFADAQELPLFHLEKRASSPEVNKLLAEGSEEESGGGSDVHQRGGYVLSLPQMKRLHRQSTVSCDGNFATGLTPSAGGSGGHMPERIPESQILCSSEMPPPPPDPIRMKGPESPNRRKTSSKNGSHNLMEHQELVQQHPATIQQHPAENNPDESVGSFISSLRSQLKPINEWTSKWHCDLMKANNSPSALASSSTSPGGGGAVSHVETSSRNSLSVPSTPNQHQTFTFDEFPDGGLCDLGTASRENSPGGKKNHDIEASIKNHPGLLLNSISPEFRKKVEVWERLKSGLSVAPAFDSGALALATPPTPTTPQQHGSSKKSAADSPDWNDIGKRRSEPDKLPPAFKKKLAEWEIRKAVAGKSDQNVEELHKILPHDFNRKLQEWERMKQQQAAAGKLSAGTNQPGLERQGSGKQHHHSRGGKHVKTGQKTDEVQQHRGEKQKEKELQWLEKELQKIEREKLRLEREREKYIERESRLEKIREAMKQPGHGPQREICIRTSTGEFRFQGLSRKFTKKLFQWEEQKGIRPEASTIALLDGAFSPGHHHHLHHHHPAVGEFSSSISARPSNLSAISRSKSESSIADLVSASVHSQPSSLSLNDAETTADFDRRLASDQEEGAQSTPGPGALLVEVEDVTEDCAAVVDIPEVEPQAPIYSIAPAELRQTIHRSEQEEQPRFQVGITGPARVERNDSVRTEASFKLLEENLSLLDRLRAKGEIVKYLELQMTSIDGDMAGVANTQTEEMVRLKEEETCLSDQEDNNSTAGNSSTIDRLKRRIVLLESRGQQLKSEKEHLQTVYQRQCSQQVHLVQHLVDKMQQLRGIGTSSGDTPPPFDPEALQRLDTLTTEILQEAQTLEISMRHPQRLPAATGNQGELVRQPSSAVRFPEQLSIKANQLKEEYERLRSFDSDLETNSDDEPELTPTPRVILPQLPPVPSEMSSAARKKVFVETHRLVFAPLESSDDKASTTLYQPVLAEEGAEDGVPWRRTPRDQPADSWRRNSSTSTPTEENPPDQSRPTAVTTVRNTAPNIRRMIDKYHQRVTASGKERSAPTFQFRPRCDLMTDERSSSSTPPPTIVIEHRGQSSPLAAAADSPLPFEHGGHLHPNCLVQLSKSLSAGAMGPASTETQRAGSSSASSATGWKGSGVLRSQSGLQLPTGQVTPCTRNPSFFRKSPLDPSIDDLLQKYRGRRQVGSVPADLPKSPTTNPERMLKLKQAREAFLTVGPGAIQSVESLCPSEERAQPLVEEESQSSPQGPALIVQDVTFEAQQPQAAGDAGSCRSQEGSVVMAGAWSAGTGGSVPSSPATSRRSSTNENLRSRTSPQQHPAVSRRSWLKQPSKFFFPRPPKTP from the exons atgaattcatcGGAGGCAGAAGAAGCGTGGCAACAGGAAAAAGAGTTTCTGGATTACATGTTCGTTTCGCTCCGTCACGGAGACGAAAATGGAGCCGCCGCCACCAGTGAATCCGCTCGGATACGTCGAACtgggcagcaacagcagcagcaacagcccagtagcagtagcagcaTTTCGTACACAACCAACAGCACTAGCACTGCTAATAGCACTGCTGCTAATAATACAGACGTTATTAGCTCGACAAAGTCCTTGACGTCTGTCAAAACCACAGACACTCCGGCCGGGCTGGATCATTTGGACAACCTGTGCAAGTTGATGGAGCAGCTGGGCGAGCTGCGCGACGCAAACAGTCGACTGCAGAAGCGCGTCCACTACCTGGAGGACATGAAAACGCTCCAGGAAATGCACCAGGAGCTGGATCTCTTTGTCGGAAGCGATTCCGCCGCTTCCGCTTCCAACATGTCGACCAAGGCGGATGCAGGAGCCGATCGCTCGCTGGACAGCCTCGACAGCGGTGAAATCTTGCCCATCATCAGTCAGCACCAGGCGGAATTGATTCCGGTCGAACCGGCCAACAAGAGCGCCGGAATTAtggacaacaacagcaacggaAGTGTCGAGCATTCTTCTTCCGGTGGCGgagggggtggtggtggacaCCGTCAGTCGAGAGCGGGCAAGAAGATCAAGAGCCACCACCACATGAAATTCAAGAAGCCGGGCACGTTGTTAAAGTACCGCGAGCGGAGTAAATCGGTCGGATTCGACGAGAACGTGGCCCCGCCCCCTATCGCCGCCGGAGGAGAAGAGAACGAAGTCGATTATGACGTCAACAATGCGTCGGCCACGACGACGCCGTCGCCCGACAGCTACAAACTCCCCGAAACGGCTCCTGGAAACAGGAGCCGGCCCAAGACTAAAGTCTCCAAATGGACCAGAGTCAAGGAGGCTTTCCGCTGGGAGAAGGCCCATGTCGACCAGCAGCATCAGGCGACGTCATCCGGTGGCAGTCCGTCGGCCGGCAAagtgaccagcagcagcacttcaAAGCTTCCGGATAAGGAGGAAGTGGGTGCCCTGGACAGCAGCCACAATAACCGGCATCAAGTCAGTCCTTATCAGCACTCGCTGGCCTCGGAGAGTTCCAGTCACGCCATGGCCCGGTCACCTAGTCCCATCTTCCGGCTGGGACGCCGGAGGAGGTCGACCACGTCACGAACGTCCACCTCCTCTTCCTCGCTGTCAGAGTGTCCCCTGGAGTCGGAAATCCTGAAATCCTTTGCCGACGCCCAGGAACTTCCCC TTTTCCACCTGGAGAAGAGAGCATCCAGCCCGGAGGTGAATAAACTGTTGGCCGAAGGCAGTGAGGAGGAATCGGGCGGAGGATCGGACGTCCATCAGCGCGGCGGCTACGTCTTATCTCTTCCGCAAATGAAACGGTTGCACCGGCAGAGCACCGTCAGTTGCGACGGCAATTTCGCCACAGGATTGACGCCAAGCGCCGGTGGTAGCGGCGGCCACATGCCAGAGCGGATTCCGGAATCACAAATTCTTTGCAGCTCGGAAAtgcctccgccgccgccggatCCGATTAGGATGAAAGGGCCCGAGTCTCCCAACAGGCGAAAGACGAGCAGCAAAAATGGCAGTCACAACTTGATGGAACATCAGGAGCTGGTCCAGCAGCATCCAGCAACGATCCAGCAGCATCCGGCGGAGAACAATCCGGACGAGAGCGTCGGATCGTTCATCTCTAGTTTGCGGAGTCAGCTGAAGCCCATCAACGAGTGGACGTCCAAATGGCATTGCGACCTCATGAAGGCCAACAACAGCCCGTCGGcgttggccagcagcagcacctcgCCCGGCGGAGGGGGTGCCGTCAGTCATGTCGAAACGAGTTCCAGGAATTCCTTGTCCGTTCCATCCACACCGAACCAGCATCAAACATTCACATTTGACGAATTTCCCG ACGGAGGACTCTGCGACCTTGGAACGGCCAGCCGGGAAAACAGTCCCGGTGGCAAGAAGAATCACGACATTGAGGCGTCCATCAAGAACCATCCGGGATTGTTGCTCAACAGCATCTCGCCGGAATTCCGGAAAAAGGTCGAAGTCTGGGAGAGACTCAAATCGGGTTTGTCCGTGGCTCCGGCTTTCGATTCCGGCGCTCTGGCCTTGGCCACTCCGCCCACTCCGACGACTCCGCAACAGCACGGGAGCAGCAAGAAATCGGCGGCCGACAGTCCGGATTGGAACGACATTGGCAAGCGGAGGAGCGAGCCGGATAAATTGCCTCCggcattcaaaaagaaattggccGAATGGGAAATCCGGAAAGCGGTGGCCGGCAAATCCGACCAGAACGTCGAGGAGCTGCACAAAATTCTTCCGCACGATTTCAACCGGAAGCTGCAAGAGTGGGAGCGGATGAAGCAGCAACAAGCGGCCGCCGGGAAACTGTCGGCGGGAACCAATCAACCGGGACTGGAACGCCAAGGATCCGGCAAACAGCACCACCACAGCCGGGGTGGCAAACACGTCAAGACGGGCCAGAAGACGGACGAAGTCCAACAACACCGAGGCGAGAAGCAGAAGGAGAAGGAACTGCAGTGGCTGGAAAAGGAACTGCAGAAGATTGAGCGTGAAAAATTGCGACTGGAACGTGAGCGTGAGAAATACATCGAACGAGAATCCCGGCTGGAAAAGATCCGGGAAGCCATGAAACAGCCCGGACACGGTCCCCAGCGAGAAATTTGCATCCGGACGTCGACGGGTGAATTCCGGTTCCAGGGACTGTCTCGGAAATTCACCAAGAAACTTTTCCAGTGGGAGGAGCAGAAAGGCATCCGCCCGGAAGCGAGTACCATCGCTTTATTAGACGGGGCCTTCAGTCCTGGCCATCACCATCATTTGCATCACCACCATCCGGCGGTGGGTGAATTCAGTTCCAGCATTTCGGCCCGGCCGAGCAATTTGTCGGCCATTTCACGATCGAAATCCGAGAGCAGCATAGCGGACCTTGTTAGCGCCAGTGTACACAGTCAGCCATCCAGCTTGTCTCTCAACGACGCCGAAACAACGGCCGACTTTGACCGTCGATTGGCCTCCG ATCAAGAAGAAGGTGCCCAGTCGACACCTGGACCAGGCGCCCTCCTAGTCGAGGTGGAAGACGTTACGGAGGATTGCGCAGCTGTTGTTGATATACCGGAAGTCGAACCTCAAGCCCCTATCTATAGCATCGCTCCAGCAGAGCTCCGCCAAACAATACa TCGGAGCGAACAAGAAGAGCAACCAAGGTTCCAGGTAGGGATAACCGGTCCGGCAAGAGTTGAGCGTAACGATTCCGTCAGAACCGAAGCCAGTTTCAAGTTACTGGAAGAAAATCTGTCACTTCTCGACCGACTGCGAGCTAAAGGTGAAATTGTCAA ATATCTGGAATTGCAGATGACTTCAATCGACGGGGATATGGCGGGTGTAGCCAACACTCAAACCGAGGAAATGGTTAGattgaaagaggaagaaaCTTGTCTTTCCGACCAAGAAG ATAATAATTCTACTGCGGGAAACTCGTCCACTATTGATCGCTTGAAAAGGCGCATCGTTTTGCTTGAAAGTCGCGGCCAGCAACTCAAATCCGAGAAAGAACATCTCCAA ACGGTTTACCAACGGCAATGCAGCCAGCAAGTTCACTTGGTCCAGCACTTGGTGGATAAAATGCAACAACTGCGCGGGATTGGCACCAGTTCCGGAGATACACCACCACCATTCGATCCGGAAGCCCTCCAACGACTAGACACGCTCACCACCGAAATCCTCCAAGAA GCCCAGACTTTGGAAATTTCCATGAGGCATCCTCAAAGGCTTCCGGCGGCGACTGGAAACCAAGGAGAACTCGTCAGGCAGCCGTCTTCCGCCGTCCGATTTCCTGAACAGCTGAGCATCAAAGCCAATCAACTCAAAGAAGAATACGAGCGTCTGCGATCCTTTGATTCCGATTTGGAGACTAATTCAGACGACGAGCCGGAATTGACCCCAACTCCACGGGTTATTTTACCCCAGCTACCTCCAGTGCCGTCAGAAATGAGCAGCGCGGCCCGGAAGAAAGTCTTTGTCGAGACCCACCGTTTAGTTTTCGCTCCGTTGGAATCCAGCGACGACAAAGCTTCGACGACTCTCTATCAGCCGGTGCTGGCGGAAGAGGGAGCCGAGGACGGCGTTCCGTGGCGTCGGACGCCTCGTGACCAACCGGCCGATTCCTGGAGGAGAAATTCGTCGACATCGACGCCAACAGAAGAGAATCCGCCGGATCAATCCCGCCCGACGGCTGTGACCACTGTACGCAATACCGCCCCCAATATCCGGCGGATGATCGACAAGTATCACCAAAGAGTGACGGCTTCCGGCAAGGAACGTTCCGCTCCGACTTTCCAATTCCGACCAAGATGTGATTTAATGACGGACGAACGTTCCAGCTCGTCAACTCCTCCGCCGACGATTGTCATCGAACATAGAGGCCAGTCTTCGCCACTGGCGGCAGCAGCCGATAGTCCGTTACCTTTTGAACACGGCGGACATCTTCATCCCAACTGTTTGGTCCAATTGAGTAAATCGCTGAGCGCAGGAGCCATGGGTCCAGCATCAACTGAAACTCAGAGGGCGGGGTCTTCATCCGCCAGCTCCGCAACTGGCTGGAAAGGCAGCGGAGTGTTACGCTCTCAAAGCGGACTCCAATTGCCGACCGGCCAGGTGACCCCGTGCACCCGGAATCCTAGTTTCTTCCGGAAATCCCCGCTCGATCCGTCCATTGACGACCTCCTGCAAAAGTATCGAGGTAGAAGACAGGTGGGCAGTGTTCCGGCCGATTTGCCAAAGAGTCCCACAACCAATCCGGAGCGGATGCTCAAATTGAAGCAAGCTCGCGAAGCCTTCCTAACAGTTGGTCCGGGTGCCATCCAGTCAGTCGAGTCCTTGTGCCCATCGGAAGAGCGCGCCCAGCCGTTGGTCGAAGAGGAATCTCAGTCCAGTCCCCAAGGTCCAGCCCTTATTGTTCAAG ATGTTACCTTCGAGGCCCAACAGCCACAAGCAGCAGGAGACGCCGGAAGCTGCAGATCACAAGAAGGGAGCGTGGTGATGGCTGGGGCCTGGTCTGCCGGAACTGGGGGCAGCGTTCCTTCTTCGCCCGCCACTTCTAGGCGGTCTAGTACTAACGAGAATTTACGCAGCCGAACAAGTCCACAGCAACATCCAGCAGTAAGCCGGCGAAGTTGGCTGAAACAGCCATCAAAGTTCTTCTTCCCAAGACCCCCCAAAACCCCATAA
- the LOC124343819 gene encoding glutaredoxin-2, mitochondrial-like has product MGINSSSPSSEMSGAVTNAIRQRISQNTVVIYSKTYCPYCTMAKEVFDKMRQPYDLIELDQVQDSEQIQDALGKMTGTRTVPRVFVKGQCIGGGTDTQSLYKQGKLQDMLK; this is encoded by the exons ATGGGAATCAATTCTTCTAGTCCCTCTTCAGAAATGAGCGGTGCAGTAACTAATGCAATTCGGCAGAGAATCTCTCAAAACACTGTG gtaatttattcaaaaacgTATTGCCCATATTGCACAATGGCTAAAGAG GTTTTTGACAAAATGCGCCAGCCTTATGACCTCATTGAATTAGACCAAGTGCAAGATAGTGAACAAATTCAAGACGCTCTTGGGAAGATGACAGGAACTAGAACT GTTCCTAGAGTATTTGTCAAGGGTCAATGTATTGGAGGTGGAACTG ATACTCAAAGCCTATACAAGCAAGGAAAACTCCAGGATATGTTAAAGTAA